A genomic stretch from Candidatus Thiothrix anitrata includes:
- the greA gene encoding transcription elongation factor GreA, whose protein sequence is MSTRPPLTLKGSERLKAELQRLKMEERPQIIQAIATAREHGDLKENAEYHAAREQQSFCEGRIKELESTLSMAQVIDVVAVGAMNPGKVVFGATVQLEEVETGETITYQIVGDIEADIKHNRVAVSSPIARAMIGKEEGDVAVVQAPGGVREYEIVEVNYQ, encoded by the coding sequence ATGAGTACTAGACCACCGCTAACATTGAAGGGTTCCGAACGTTTGAAGGCTGAATTGCAGCGTTTGAAAATGGAGGAACGTCCGCAAATTATTCAGGCAATTGCGACCGCCCGCGAACACGGCGATTTGAAAGAAAATGCTGAATACCATGCAGCACGTGAGCAGCAAAGTTTCTGCGAAGGGCGTATTAAGGAGCTGGAAAGCACCTTGTCGATGGCGCAAGTCATTGATGTGGTTGCTGTGGGTGCGATGAATCCCGGCAAAGTCGTATTTGGCGCAACCGTGCAATTAGAGGAGGTCGAAACCGGCGAAACCATCACCTATCAAATTGTGGGTGACATTGAGGCCGATATTAAGCATAACCGTGTGGCGGTTTCCTCGCCAATTGCGCGGGCAATGATTGGTAAGGAAGAGGGTGATGTGGCGGTGGTGCAGGCACCCGGCGGGGTGCGTGAGTACGAAATTGTTGAAGTAAACTATCAATAG
- a CDS encoding adenosylcobinamide-GDP ribazoletransferase, with translation MKALWRSFQVAVAMLTRLPAPPIESFTAEEKGRGLIWLPIIGALMGGVLAATAVWLLPDVEPILASVILLTLWLFVSELHHLDALAQCVSGWLFGNAVDTDADTLPSNHLGVVGVIALVMMMKFSALAVLLEYDNWIYILLAPVIARFLVIALIGFTPVARNEVLAHEFNIEFPYVALFLWLLVAIPAALVIGMPMFVMFVALLLLRFRMMRHSGGVTWPSIGASIVLLETLGLFGAAVLA, from the coding sequence ATGAAAGCATTGTGGCGTTCATTTCAGGTCGCAGTGGCGATGTTAACGCGCCTACCAGCCCCTCCGATTGAAAGCTTTACAGCTGAAGAAAAAGGGCGTGGGTTAATTTGGTTGCCTATTATTGGTGCGCTAATGGGGGGCGTGTTAGCCGCTACTGCGGTGTGGCTACTTCCCGATGTTGAGCCGATTTTAGCTTCTGTCATTTTATTGACGTTGTGGCTGTTTGTCAGTGAATTACATCATTTAGATGCATTGGCTCAGTGTGTTAGTGGGTGGTTATTTGGTAACGCTGTCGACACTGATGCCGATACATTACCGAGTAATCATTTAGGCGTGGTTGGTGTGATTGCACTGGTCATGATGATGAAATTCTCAGCCTTGGCGGTATTGTTGGAATACGACAATTGGATTTATATCTTACTGGCTCCAGTGATTGCGCGATTTTTGGTGATTGCTCTGATTGGTTTTACACCCGTTGCGCGTAACGAGGTATTGGCTCACGAGTTCAATATCGAATTTCCTTATGTTGCGTTATTTTTGTGGTTACTGGTGGCAATTCCTGCCGCATTGGTGATCGGAATGCCAATGTTTGTGATGTTTGTGGCATTGTTATTGTTGCGCTTTCGGATGATGCGTCATTCGGGCGGAGTGACTTGGCCTTCGATTGGGGCGAGTATTGTGTTGTTGGAAACGTTGGGGCTGTTTGGGGCGGCGGTGTTGGCTTAA
- a CDS encoding alpha-D-glucose phosphate-specific phosphoglucomutase has protein sequence MTIQTVTTTPYNDQKPGTSGLRKSVKHFKKPDYLQTFVQAIFNTVQGIEGSTLILGGDGRYFNREAIQIILRMTAAAGFGRVILGQGGILSTPAASHLIRQYQAIGGIILSASHNAGGPDGDFGIKFNISNGGPAPEQLTEAIYEASKNIHAYTIAPIQPIPLDKLGTYELHGMPIEVIDSVSDYMALMESLFDFDKISTLLQSDNFKMRFDAMHAVTGPYAHRILEERLGAPKGTVMHGQPLANFGGGHPDPNQAHAKELMALLFARKSEFDFGAASDGDGDRNMILGKQFFVTPSDSLAVLAAHATLIPGYRSGIAGIARSMPTSQAPDRVAVKLGLPYFETPTGWKFFGNLLDAGRITLCGEESFGTSSSHVREKDGLWAVLFWLNLLAEKQDSVENIVRKHWAEYGRNYYSRHDYEEIDLKPANELIAALLNKLPELAGQTFGALTVSSSDNFAYTDPVDGSVSQNQGIRILFTDGSRIIFRLSGTGTQGATLRVYLEKYEADTSKHDQDVQEALADLLAIAEQVAQIQAFTGREAANVIT, from the coding sequence ATGACTATCCAAACTGTAACAACCACACCCTACAATGACCAAAAACCCGGAACATCAGGCTTGCGTAAAAGTGTTAAACACTTCAAGAAACCTGATTACCTGCAAACCTTTGTACAAGCCATTTTCAATACTGTACAAGGTATTGAAGGCAGCACCCTAATACTCGGCGGTGACGGACGTTACTTTAACCGCGAAGCTATTCAAATCATCTTACGCATGACCGCAGCAGCGGGCTTCGGGCGGGTTATTCTAGGACAGGGTGGCATACTGTCAACACCAGCAGCTTCGCACTTAATTCGCCAATACCAAGCCATCGGCGGCATTATCCTTTCAGCAAGCCATAATGCAGGCGGGCCTGACGGCGATTTTGGGATTAAATTCAATATTAGTAACGGGGGGCCTGCCCCTGAGCAGCTTACTGAAGCTATTTACGAAGCTTCAAAAAATATCCATGCTTATACAATCGCACCGATTCAACCCATACCTCTGGACAAGCTTGGCACTTACGAATTACATGGAATGCCTATTGAAGTCATTGATTCTGTCAGTGATTACATGGCACTCATGGAAAGCCTATTTGATTTTGACAAAATTAGCACACTCCTCCAATCCGACAACTTCAAGATGCGTTTTGATGCAATGCACGCAGTGACCGGCCCTTATGCTCACCGCATTTTAGAGGAACGCCTTGGCGCACCCAAAGGCACAGTCATGCACGGGCAACCGCTAGCCAACTTTGGTGGCGGTCATCCAGACCCCAATCAGGCTCATGCCAAAGAACTAATGGCATTGCTGTTTGCACGCAAAAGTGAATTCGATTTTGGTGCCGCTTCCGACGGTGACGGCGACCGCAATATGATTTTGGGAAAGCAATTTTTTGTTACCCCTAGTGACAGCCTTGCGGTACTCGCCGCCCATGCCACCCTAATTCCGGGTTACCGCAGCGGTATTGCGGGGATCGCACGTTCCATGCCCACCAGCCAAGCACCTGACCGCGTTGCCGTGAAATTGGGCTTACCCTATTTTGAGACCCCAACAGGCTGGAAATTCTTCGGTAATTTACTTGATGCTGGGCGTATTACCCTATGTGGCGAAGAAAGTTTCGGCACCAGTTCCAGCCACGTTCGTGAAAAAGACGGCTTGTGGGCAGTATTATTCTGGCTGAATTTACTCGCAGAAAAACAAGATTCAGTCGAAAACATTGTGCGCAAACACTGGGCAGAATACGGGCGCAATTATTATTCACGTCATGACTACGAAGAAATAGATCTTAAGCCCGCCAATGAACTGATCGCGGCATTACTCAACAAACTACCTGAATTGGCTGGGCAAACCTTTGGTGCACTCACCGTAAGCAGCTCAGATAATTTTGCTTACACTGATCCTGTGGATGGTTCTGTGAGCCAAAACCAAGGCATTCGTATTCTGTTTACCGACGGCTCTCGCATCATTTTCCGCCTATCCGGCACAGGCACACAGGGTGCGACCTTGCGTGTCTACCTAGAAAAATACGAAGCTGACACCAGTAAACACGACCAAGACGTACAAGAAGCACTAGCTGACCTACTGGCAATCGCCGAACAAGTGGCTCAAATTCAAGCCTTCACTGGTCGCGAAGCCGCCAATGTAATCACTTAG
- a CDS encoding DUF1249 domain-containing protein yields MLTKEQPALFSPRPKSFAALMEMYETNYLQLRLLCGDLRALPSESRSYIAGGIPVQLLVLDNSAHTTTLLMTYLFDDQQRDNRPDMLIRVYHDSRQAEVVKHRCRLVNEPIKYWEKDLDTMLLCRWRMNRFLYKWTNYLRRQGHVFQ; encoded by the coding sequence ATGTTAACCAAAGAACAACCCGCGTTATTCTCTCCTCGTCCAAAATCTTTTGCGGCACTGATGGAGATGTATGAAACCAACTATCTGCAATTGCGGTTGCTTTGTGGTGATTTGCGTGCTTTACCGTCGGAATCACGTTCGTACATAGCAGGTGGCATTCCAGTACAGTTATTAGTGTTGGATAATTCAGCGCATACGACTACGTTGTTGATGACTTATTTGTTCGACGATCAGCAACGTGATAATCGCCCTGATATGTTGATTCGTGTTTATCACGATTCGCGACAAGCGGAAGTTGTCAAACACCGTTGTCGTTTAGTGAATGAACCGATCAAGTATTGGGAAAAAGATTTAGATACGATGTTGTTATGTCGTTGGCGTATGAATAGGTTTTTGTACAAGTGGACGAATTATTTGCGTCGTCAAGGCCATGTTTTTCAGTAA
- a CDS encoding Fe-S cluster assembly transcription factor, with product MKLSTKGRYAVTAMMDLAIHDHEGPVTLADISQCQGISLSYLEQLFARLRKEGLVEGVRGPGGGYRLGRPSSQISIAEIINAVDENIDVTRCLGGKDCQGGEKCLTHQLWEDLSNRLYVFLDELTLANFINRPEIREVAYRQDTIASRIATMFPPRASMSARM from the coding sequence ATGAAGCTTTCTACGAAAGGCCGTTACGCCGTTACCGCCATGATGGATCTCGCGATTCATGATCATGAGGGGCCGGTTACCTTAGCTGATATTTCGCAATGTCAAGGTATCTCATTGTCATACCTTGAACAATTGTTTGCACGTCTGCGCAAAGAGGGGTTGGTTGAGGGGGTGCGCGGTCCTGGTGGTGGTTATCGTTTAGGTCGTCCCTCTAGTCAGATCAGTATTGCAGAGATTATTAATGCAGTGGATGAGAATATTGATGTAACCCGTTGTTTAGGCGGTAAAGATTGTCAAGGCGGTGAAAAGTGTTTGACGCATCAGTTATGGGAGGATTTAAGCAATCGCCTGTACGTGTTTCTAGATGAATTAACCTTGGCTAACTTTATTAACCGCCCGGAAATTCGTGAAGTGGCTTATCGCCAAGATACTATCGCAAGCCGCATTGCAACCATGTTTCCACCGCGAGCCAGTATGAGTGCGCGGATGTAA
- the thiL gene encoding thiamine-phosphate kinase — MAQVSEFDLIRDYFRWGGSPDSVRVGVGDDAAILRVPQGCELVVSVDTFNAGIHFPHETPPHAIGYKALAVNLSDLAAMGATPAWFTLAISLPQADTHWVAELARGMRELAQQHNIFLVGGDTTRGALSITVQVMGFVPCGAGLLRSHAQHGDLIAVSGTLGDAAAGLAVVQQRLQLPTAAADYCVHRLNYPTPRNPLSDLLLQYAHACMDISDGLVADLEHILRASGVGARLDRELVPCSAALQLMSEAQRLNFALSGGDDYELLFTLPSSALPVLTRAAGSLGVRITVIGQVDEMQQGLLINHRFSDGRRGYEHFSSE, encoded by the coding sequence ATGGCACAAGTGTCTGAATTTGATTTGATTCGCGATTATTTTCGTTGGGGTGGTTCACCGGATTCCGTGCGTGTCGGAGTTGGTGATGATGCTGCGATTTTGCGTGTGCCTCAAGGTTGTGAGTTGGTGGTGTCGGTGGATACGTTTAATGCAGGGATTCATTTTCCGCACGAGACTCCACCCCATGCAATCGGTTATAAAGCATTGGCGGTAAATTTAAGCGATTTGGCGGCAATGGGGGCAACACCGGCATGGTTTACATTAGCTATTTCCTTACCGCAAGCAGATACGCATTGGGTGGCGGAATTAGCACGTGGAATGCGTGAATTAGCGCAGCAGCACAATATTTTTCTGGTGGGGGGCGATACCACACGTGGCGCATTGAGCATTACGGTGCAGGTGATGGGATTTGTGCCATGTGGTGCGGGCTTATTGCGAAGTCATGCGCAACACGGCGATTTAATTGCTGTATCCGGGACATTGGGCGATGCCGCAGCGGGTTTGGCGGTAGTTCAACAGCGATTGCAGTTACCCACAGCCGCAGCGGATTATTGTGTGCACCGTTTGAATTATCCGACTCCACGTAATCCCTTGAGTGATTTGTTGTTACAATATGCACATGCGTGTATGGATATTTCTGATGGGTTAGTGGCGGATTTGGAGCATATTTTGCGAGCATCAGGCGTAGGGGCGCGTCTTGATCGTGAGCTTGTGCCTTGCTCCGCTGCATTACAACTGATGTCTGAAGCACAGCGTTTAAATTTTGCACTGAGCGGCGGTGATGATTATGAGTTATTATTTACGCTACCATCCAGTGCTTTACCAGTATTAACAAGGGCGGCCGGTTCTTTGGGTGTGCGGATTACGGTGATTGGTCAAGTAGATGAAATGCAACAAGGATTGCTTATAAATCATAGATTTTCAGATGGAAGGCGTGGTTACGAGCATTTTTCTTCAGAATGA
- a CDS encoding SPOR domain-containing protein: MQNKMKLGAASITLAVLMSGCAPMASTTPQASATGDYNTGGSYNTSYNTTGTAGTYDTAALPNYDYSSGSAPTGTTAPSYSSGYDNYYAGSTGSSGGSYYDSGSSGGSTGSATGSHAVQVLASPNIGTAESMLNQMRSAGFTAVIDNVGGYYKVRVPYGSASEAKASLGRIRSIAPDAWYTPR, translated from the coding sequence ATGCAAAACAAAATGAAATTGGGGGCTGCCAGCATTACTTTGGCAGTATTGATGTCTGGTTGCGCACCGATGGCAAGCACGACACCGCAAGCGTCAGCGACGGGCGATTATAATACGGGTGGCAGTTATAACACCTCTTATAACACGACTGGGACAGCAGGGACTTACGATACCGCAGCATTGCCGAATTACGATTATAGTAGTGGTTCTGCGCCAACGGGAACAACTGCACCATCTTATTCATCGGGCTATGATAATTACTATGCAGGCAGTACGGGTTCTTCCGGCGGCAGTTATTATGATAGTGGTTCTTCCGGTGGCAGTACTGGTAGTGCCACTGGTTCTCATGCCGTACAGGTGTTGGCCAGCCCTAATATAGGTACAGCAGAGTCCATGTTAAATCAAATGCGTTCTGCGGGTTTTACTGCGGTGATTGATAATGTGGGTGGTTATTATAAGGTGAGAGTGCCCTATGGTAGTGCCAGTGAAGCGAAAGCTAGTTTAGGGCGTATTCGCAGTATTGCGCCAGATGCTTGGTATACTCCCCGTTAA
- a CDS encoding DUF4124 domain-containing protein — MIKIRIMVGNLNLLKLLLAAVLLCLATVLNAGVYRWIDSDGTVHYADVVPPAVASQGHSELNQQGMTRKTVAAAPSPEVIAAQQRSETLAKLRAQKENEQQQRDKYLLANYANVAELEAVFKSKLELLEKNTQSMQERRDSLKKRLETVKKQLEDIKDASQRKTLEGYVSEAETTLGHYIHALQENQTEQDNLRQHYDKDKARLSELLKKSPSSPHPDQSKAPATPRAEPARQ; from the coding sequence ATGATAAAAATACGTATTATGGTCGGAAATTTGAATTTATTGAAGCTACTGTTAGCGGCTGTCTTATTGTGCTTGGCAACTGTGCTTAACGCAGGGGTTTATCGTTGGATTGATAGTGATGGCACTGTGCATTATGCGGATGTCGTGCCTCCTGCGGTTGCTTCCCAAGGGCATAGTGAGTTGAATCAGCAAGGTATGACACGCAAAACAGTAGCAGCTGCCCCTTCGCCGGAAGTGATTGCCGCGCAGCAACGTAGTGAAACCTTAGCGAAATTGCGTGCTCAAAAAGAAAACGAGCAGCAGCAACGTGATAAATACCTGTTAGCCAATTATGCCAATGTCGCGGAGTTGGAGGCAGTATTTAAAAGCAAACTGGAATTGTTAGAGAAAAATACCCAGTCCATGCAAGAGCGGCGTGATTCTTTAAAGAAACGGCTGGAAACGGTAAAAAAGCAGCTTGAGGATATTAAGGATGCCTCCCAGCGCAAAACACTGGAAGGCTATGTCAGCGAGGCGGAAACTACCTTGGGGCATTACATCCATGCTTTGCAGGAAAATCAAACTGAGCAAGATAACCTGCGTCAACATTATGACAAGGACAAAGCACGCCTGAGCGAATTGCTCAAGAAGTCACCATCGTCCCCACACCCTGATCAGTCAAAAGCTCCAGCAACACCGCGTGCGGAACCCGCCCGTCAATAA
- the argB gene encoding acetylglutamate kinase: MNNSPNNTAAILMEALPYIQKYAGKTIVVKYGGNAMTDPALQQSFARDIVLLKQVGINPVVVHGGGPQIGNLLKQIGKESHFVDGMRVTDAETMDVVQMVLGGLVNKQIVNMINQAGGRAIGLTGKDGNMIIAKKMVLERQAIGDQPSEIIDLGHVGEVTEIDASVVRMLEEDRFIPVIAPIGVGTDGTSYNINADIVAGKMAQVLNAERLLLLTNTPGVLNKAGVLLEILTQQDIQDLVADGTIQGGMLPKLACATDALSAGAKSASIIDGRVPHAVLLELLTDQGVGTMVTS; encoded by the coding sequence ATGAACAACAGCCCGAATAATACCGCCGCGATTTTGATGGAGGCACTGCCCTACATCCAAAAATACGCTGGCAAAACCATTGTGGTCAAATACGGCGGCAACGCCATGACCGACCCTGCGTTACAACAAAGTTTCGCACGTGACATTGTGCTGCTGAAACAAGTCGGGATTAATCCGGTCGTGGTTCACGGCGGCGGCCCGCAAATCGGTAATTTGCTCAAGCAAATCGGCAAAGAAAGCCATTTCGTTGATGGAATGCGTGTCACTGATGCGGAAACGATGGACGTAGTGCAAATGGTGCTAGGCGGTTTAGTCAATAAGCAAATCGTCAATATGATCAATCAAGCAGGTGGACGCGCCATCGGTTTGACCGGCAAAGACGGTAATATGATCATCGCCAAGAAAATGGTGCTGGAACGTCAAGCGATTGGCGATCAACCTTCTGAAATCATTGACCTTGGACACGTCGGCGAAGTCACTGAGATTGACGCAAGCGTGGTGCGCATGTTGGAAGAAGACCGCTTTATTCCGGTAATTGCGCCGATTGGCGTGGGTACGGATGGTACGAGTTACAATATCAATGCCGATATTGTCGCCGGTAAAATGGCGCAAGTGTTGAATGCAGAACGTCTGTTATTGCTCACCAATACCCCCGGTGTGTTGAATAAAGCTGGTGTATTGCTGGAGATTTTAACCCAACAAGACATTCAGGACTTGGTGGCTGACGGCACGATTCAAGGCGGGATGTTGCCGAAGCTCGCGTGTGCGACAGACGCGCTGTCCGCTGGGGCAAAAAGTGCCAGTATTATTGACGGGCGGGTTCCGCACGCGGTGTTGCTGGAGCTTTTGACTGATCAGGGTGTGGGGACGATGGTGACTTCTTGA
- a CDS encoding DUF3144 domain-containing protein codes for MSKKQTTSIQDNDQQFWELAEQFIEMANQSLETADAGKIGAAMLFAATRFNAFVVASASIDRAEFAADMDESMDYLSKQFRHMLGDNLRDFRDNYKVYIKHEQQPE; via the coding sequence ATGAGTAAAAAACAAACGACTTCTATCCAAGACAATGACCAACAGTTTTGGGAATTAGCCGAGCAATTCATTGAAATGGCTAACCAGTCGCTAGAAACCGCCGATGCGGGTAAAATTGGTGCAGCAATGCTGTTTGCCGCTACCCGTTTTAATGCGTTTGTGGTGGCTTCGGCTTCCATTGACCGCGCAGAATTCGCTGCTGACATGGACGAAAGCATGGATTACTTAAGTAAACAATTTCGCCACATGCTAGGCGATAATTTGCGCGACTTCCGTGACAACTACAAGGTTTACATTAAGCATGAACAACAGCCCGAATAA
- the dut gene encoding dUTP diphosphatase: MTAIEYKILDPRIGTAFPLPAYATTGSAGMDLRACLDSALTLNPGDTTLIPTGLAIHIGDPGLAAVILPRSGLGHKHGIVLGNLVGLIDSDYQGQLLISCWNRGQDSFTIEPGERIAQLVFVPVVQVSLQAVDDFNQSDRGTGGFGHSGTH, from the coding sequence ATGACCGCCATTGAATACAAAATCCTCGACCCGCGCATTGGCACGGCATTTCCCCTCCCCGCTTATGCGACTACGGGTTCAGCCGGGATGGATTTACGCGCCTGTTTGGATAGCGCACTTACATTAAATCCCGGTGATACCACTTTGATTCCAACCGGTTTAGCGATTCACATTGGCGACCCCGGTTTAGCGGCGGTGATTTTGCCACGCTCCGGTTTGGGGCATAAACACGGCATTGTGCTGGGCAATTTGGTCGGTTTAATTGACTCCGATTATCAGGGACAATTGCTGATTTCCTGCTGGAATCGTGGGCAGGACAGTTTCACCATCGAACCGGGCGAACGCATCGCGCAATTGGTGTTTGTACCCGTGGTACAAGTCAGCTTGCAGGCAGTGGACGATTTCAATCAATCAGACCGGGGCACAGGTGGCTTCGGGCATTCAGGAACGCATTAA